The Candidatus Zixiibacteriota bacterium nucleotide sequence GGGGTGCATATCCCGCATTACTATACTGCCAATAATATTATTCCTCCGCCCGGCAAAAAGTTCACCCAGGTCAATCACAATTGCTCTGGGAAGCATGCCGGGATGTTGGGTCTGTGTGTCTACTTCGGATGGGACATCAAGAATTATCGTGACAAGAACCATCCCGTCCAGAAGATGATTTTAAAAGCGATTTCCGAGATATGCCAGTACCCGGAGAAAAAGATCGGCATTGGAATAGATGGTTGCGGGGTTCCGGTTCATGCGATGCCTCTTTACCATATGGCACTTGGGTTTTCCAATCTTGTAAATTACAGCTCCAAGGACTACAATACTGCGGAATCGAATAAGCTCATAGTTGATTCTATGAAAAAATACCCGGAGATGGTTTCAGGTGAAGGCAGACTGGATTTGAGCCTGGCAATGGCCTCGAAGAATAATATATTAGCAAAGGCAGGAGGGGAAGCTTTGTCCTGTTCCGGGATTTTAAGTAAAGGATTGGGGATGGCGGTCAAAATCGCTGATGGGGGTCAAAGGGCAATTGGTCCAGCAGTAATCGAAACCTTGAGCCAGACGGGATTATTGAGTAGAAAACAAATCGGAAGGATGAACAAATTCTCCTATCCGATCATCAAGAATTTCAGGGGAGATGAGGTGGGATTTGTTAGAGCAGAATTCAGACTTAGAAAACTATGACCAATGACAGATGCCGAATAGCTAATAAAAGAAAAAAGGAAAAAGGAAGACGGAAAAAGGAAAATAAAAATAAAACTCTAGTGCTTGCCAGGTCCCCCGACCTGGCAAGGCTCCCAGATTTTCGTCGGGTCAGGGGACCCGACGACACATTTAAAAATAAAAACTTTAACACAAAAACCTTTATGAAAAAAGAAATCTTAAAAATCCTGCCGGAGATCAGAAAGATTAAGAACCTGGAGCTGAGGGAAAAAGTTATCTTTACCTGGGAAGAGGGGATAAGGTTGGGTGGCTGGGATATGGAGGATTTGAAGAAAATACCTTTCACCCTGTTAATTTCTGATTCCAGAGTGAATTTGGTAGAACACACTCGTGCAGTTACAAATACCGCTCTGAGGGTGGCTGAAGTGGTTTCAAGAGCTTATGGGAATTCAGTCAAGATCGACAAGGATGTTTTGATTGCAGGTGGGGTTCTGCACGATGTGGGGAAATTGCTGGAATATGCCAAAGTCAAGGGAAAGATAACAAAGAGCATTAAAGGAAAATTTCTGAGACATCCCTTTTCAGGCGCCGCGTTAGCCTATAAATGCGGAGTTCCGGATGAAGTCCTGCATTTAATTGCTGCCCATTCGCATGAAGGGGACCAGGGTTTTCGCTCCATAGAAGCTATAATAATCCATCATGCGGACTTCATAAATTTTGAAGTCCTGGGCGGAAAGACATAGTTCGTAATGCGACCCTTTTTCTATTGCGGATCCGGAGCAAGCCCCCGTAGGATAGGACAGGGTAGCTTAGGGCTTCCGTCGGGTCAGGGGACCCGACGGCCACCCGGAGGGTAGTATGATAAATGTAGTCGATAAAGGCAGTACGACCCGTAGGGCGGAGGTCTTCAGACCTCCATTTTCAGGTTCACAGCCACTTTAGTGGCGTGACCTCACCCTATCACTCTCCTTTATAAGGAGAGTGAGAAAGAATGCCTGACTAAAGTCAGTTAGAACAGTGTGCCTTTTCCAATTTGTTATGAGCGGATGTAGCGTCCCGCTTTATGCGGGACGAACTGGATTTATGAGCTGGATTAAAGAGAAGTTTGAAAAAAAGGAGAATTATTTACCTCTCCTTATTTTTATTTTAGCTTTCGGGATAAGATTCATCTACCTCCTGGGCATAAGAAGGCTTCCTCTTTTCGATTTCCCTTTTGCTGATGCCCTTTTCAATTTAGATTGGGCAAAAGAGATAGTCTCAGGAAAGCTCTGGGCTAAAGCTCCTTTTTTCAGAGCACCTCTTTATCCTTTCTTTTTATCTTTTCTTATAAAGGTCTTTGGGGAAGACCTTTATGTTCTGAGAATCGTTCAGATGTTATTTGGCTCTTTTAGCTGTGTTTTAATCTACTTTACAAGCCGCAGGATTTTTAATTCACAAGTAGCCTTGCTCTCAGCCATTTTCGCCTGCCTCTATGCTCCTTTAATTTACTTTGACCTGGAGTTTCTGGACACTTTCTTCATAATCTTTCTGGACCTTCTTTTAATCTATCTCCTGCTGATCAATCAGAAGAAACCATCGTCTTTCAAATTGCTTCTTAGCGGAGTTTTCTTGGGGCTTTCTGCAATCACTCGTCCCAATATTTTGCTATTTGCCGTTTTAGTTCCTTTAGGGCTAATTTTTTATTTCCGAAAAGAAATAAGTCCGAAAAAAATATTCACTTTCATCCTCTTCTTCGCGATAGGCGTTTTCCTGGTTATCTTGCCAATAACCCTGGTCAACTATTTTGCAGGTAAAGATTCAGTTTTGATCTCCTGGCAGGGAGGGATAAACTTCTATTTAGGGAATAATTCCCAGGCATCCGGTTATAAGGCCGTTGCGCCCGGGATCAGGACTACCTGGTACGGCATATACTACGACGGCATAACCCTGGCAGAAAAGTTGTCGGGCAAAGAACTCAAATTATCACAGACTTCTGATTTCTGGTTTAAACAGGGATTTGATTTTATTTTAAAGGAACCTTTTGTTGCCTTAAAGCTCTATTTGAAAAAAATAGCTCTCTACCTGGGTGGATATGAAATCTCCGAAAATCCCAATATCTATTTCTTCTGGTCTGATCCGAGAAATCTCTTAAGACCTTTACTGTGGAAAAGATTTATTTCTTTTCCTGGAGGGATACTCTTACCTTTAGCCTGGCTGGGGATTTTATTAGCCCTTAAAGAATGGAAAAAGCTCTCCCTGGTTCTTGGATTTATCCTAACCTACATGCTCTCAGTCATTCTTTTCTTTGTTAATACCAGATTTCGTATTCCGGTAATCCCTTTTCTACTGATTTTTTCTGCTTTTGCTATTTTGAAAATATTCGAGCAGAAAGAAATCAAGAAAAAGATTACTTTTATATTCGTCAGCATCCTCTTTATTATTCTTGGAAACATCGACCTGACCAGTCAGATGGCTCCAGTGTATGAAGCCCAGTTTCACTATATTCTCGGGAATGCCTATTTAAAGGAAAACTCTTTTCAAAAAGCAGAAGAAGAGTTCACAAAATCAATTCAGATCTCAGAAGAGCAGCCCAGGGGTTTCACCGGTTTAGGGGTTATCCGGTATATGCAGGGGAATTATCCTGAGGCAGAAAGTCTATTGAAAAAAGCTCTGCAGGTTGATTCAACCGAGGTATTTGCCTATCGCTATCTGGGGGATATCTATGCCAGAAGAGGAGAATATCTAAAAGCTCTGCAAGAATACCAGATAGCTTTAAACTTAAATCCCGAATATGGTGAGGCATATTTCGGCGCAGGATATGTCTACGCTAATTTAGGGGAATTGAAAAAAGCTATTGAAATGTGGGAGAAAAGTTTATTATATTCTCCTGATTTGCCCGGAACCAGACAGAATCTGGAAAGGGCGAGAAGACTGTTAGAAAAAAGCAAGTAGCTTGTAGCAGGGAGCCGGTAGCAAAAATGCAAAACTAAGATGGGGAGATGGGAGGGCTAATAGCTACAGGCTACAAGCTAATAGCTAATAGTTCATACTGAGAAAAAAAGGAAAAACTGGAAAATGAAATTATTAACAATAAAGTTTGACCTATTACCTACCACCTATCACCTATAACCTAATTCAGCGGGAGGAAAAATGAGTTCGGTGAACAGAAAGATGAAAAGAAGACAGATAACGCTCACCACAGATGAATTGCCGAAAAGATGGTATAATATTCTGCCGGATCTACCAGAGCCTCTGCCACCGCCCAAGGATCCCGAGACTGGTGAATCCCGCTTGAAAGCGCTTCCGGAGATACTCTTAGCCGAATGTCTTAAGCAGGAGTTCTCCACCGAGAGATGGATCGATATACCGGATGAGCTTTTAAGCATCTATCAACAGGCTGGCAGGCCCAGGCCTTTGTTCAGGGCATTGAACTTGGAAAAAAGGTTAGGAACACCTGCAAAGATGTATTATAAGAGCGAGTTTTACTCTCCCACAGGAAGCCATAAAGTCAACACTGCATTGGCACAGGCATTTTACGCCAGGGAGCAGGGTTTTGCAAGGCTGGCTACCGAGACCGGAGCAGGTCAGTGGGGAACTGCCTTAGCTTACGCTGCCAGCTTAGCTAATTTGAAATGCACAGTTTATTGGGTGAGAGCCGTGCATGACTGGAAAAATGACCGTCGTGGATTTATGCAGCTCTTTGGAGCGGAGGTATATGCTTCTCCCAGCAACCTGACTGAGGTGGGAAGGAAATTATACGAGAAGGACCATAACCATCCCGGCTCTTTAGGGATTGCTATTTCTGAGGGGATAGAAGATGCCAAGAAAGATAAAAATGCTATTTACTGTTTAGGCTCGGTTCTGAATCACGTGCTGATGCACCAGACCATAATCGGTCTGGAGACCCAGGCTCAGTTTGAAAAAATCGGCGAGTACCCGGATCTGGTTATTTCTTGTTTAGGTGGTGGAAGCAATTTCGGAGGGTTCGCTTTACCCTTTATGGGAGATGTACTGACCAAGGGCAAAAAGATAAAATTCATCGCAGCGCAAAGCCAGGCAGCGCCCAATCTGCAGGGAGAATATAAATACGATTTTGCAGACCACGGAGAACTGACTCCGCTTTTGAAAATGTATACCCTGGGCCATCAGACCAGTTTGCCTCCGATTAAGGGAGATGGCTTAAGATACCACGGCTGTTCACCCATCATAAGTTTGCTCCGAAGTAAAGGGTATATTGATACCGTTGCTTATCCACAGGATGAAAAACAGGTATTTGCCCATGCAAGGACATTCATCCAGGCAGAAGGATTTTTACCAGCACCGGAATCAGCTTACAGCGTTGCCTGCGCCATCGATGAAGCTTTACAGTGCAAACAAACCGGTGAAGAAAAAGTCATCGCCTTCAACATAAGCGGGCACGGGTTTATGGATATTCCGGGATACCGAGAGGTTTTAGGATTAAAATAAAGGTCAAAAGATCAGAAGAAAAAATGTAGCGGAGGTCTTCAGACCTCCAATGATATGATAAACGTGGAAGGCTGAAGCCTTCCGCTACAAAAAAAATAAAATCTTTTCGTAGTGCGACCCTTTTCCTATTACGGATCCGTAGGATAGGGTCGCTGAGATTTTCGTCGGGTCAGGGGACCCGATGGTCACGTTAGGTAGGTCAGACATTCCTGTCTGACCAAAGAGAACAGACAAGAATGTCTGTTCTACCGTGTGGGCTATAGTAAACGTAGGGCAAGGCTTTAGCCTTGCGAAATAAGGTTGGAAAATTTATGGGGATTACAGGATAATTTTAAAGTAACACTTTAAGGGGAGAAAAGATGGTCAGGAAAACAATTTTACTAGTACTAACCGGTTTGCTCCTGCTAAATATCTGTCAAGGATTAGCCTTTGCTCAGGAAAAAGGAGAGGCAACAGCACAATCTCAAATTCAGGATGAGCAACAGAAAAAAGATAGGTTAGACCAGGCGATTAAATATCAGAAAGCTAAGAATATCTTTTTTTTCGTTGACCAGGGATATTCGATTTTAGCTTTGATTCTATTTCTGTTCCTCGGACTTTCTGCATTCTTCAGACGTCAGATCGAGAGGATAACCAAGAAGCGGTTCTGGGTAGTTTTCTTTTATGCACTGGTTTTCATTATCTTAGCCTTTATAGCTGGTTTGCCCTCAGGGTATTATGGTTTTCATCTGGAGCAGAAATATCAGCTTTCCAATCAGAACTTTTTTCAGTGGTTCGGAGAGCAACTCAAGGGGCTTCTGGTTATGTTCATTATCGGAGTAATTGTGATTGAAGGGGTGTATTTAGCTCTGAAGAAAGCTCCCAGAACCTGGTGGATTTACGTTTCTGTTGTCTTCGTCTTCTTCACGGTTCTACTGATTAATTTGGCGCCGGTTCTGATTATGCCCCTTTTCAATGTTTATACTCCTTTGCCTCAGGGTGAGATAAGGGATAAATTAATCGCTTTGTCAGAAAAAGCAGGTGTCAAAGTCGAGGGGATTTATGAGATGGATATGAGCAAGCAGACCAAAAAGGCGAATGCGATGTTCACCGGCATAGGAAATACCAAGAGGATTGTTCTGGGTGACAATCTGGTCAAGGAATATACCCCGGATGAGATCGAAGTGGTGATTGCCCATGAGATGGGACATAATATTTTGCGCCATATCTGGAAAATAATTGCCCTGATGTCTTTTGTCTCTGCAATTGGATTTTTGATTATTCATTTAACAATGGGGAAAATCATCAACAAGTATAAAGCTCGGCTGAAAATCGAAGGACCTGCAGACATTGCGAGCCTGCCCTTGTTTATGCTGATTTTTGTGGTGTTCAGTCTGATAACTTTGCCGGTTTCGCCTACCTATTCACGCTATCTGGAGCATCAAACTGATAAATACGCTCTGGAATTGACATGTAAACCTGATGCTTTTATCTCAGCTATGAATAAGCTGGCATATCAAAACCTGTCTGACCCGAACCCTTCACCGGTGATTGAGTTTTTGCTGTATGACCATCCGCCGGCTTCTAAAAGAATAAAGTTCGCGGAGACGTATATAAAATAAAAGGTTCAAGGGTTTAAGGGTTTAAGAGTTCAAGGGAAAAAAAGGAAAACGTTAAATCGTAGAGCTCCGCCTCAGGCGGAGCAAAAGAAATGTAGCGGAGGTCTTCAGACCTCCATAGATATGATAAACGTGGAAGGCTAAAGCCTTCCGCTACAAAACTGATTAAATATTTTTCGTAGCGCGACCCTTTTAGGGTCGCAATGCGAGGCTGAAAGCCTCGCGCTACAACTCACGTGCAGGAATTCTAATTCCCGCACGAACGGAGAAGAAGGAAGAAAATATGTCAGGTAAAACGATTATTGAAAAAATATTATCCAGAGCTTCAGGCAAAGATGTTTATGCGAATGAGCGGGTCTGGGCGGAGGTGGATTTGGCAGTGGTGAGGGATTTTGGTGGTCCGAATGTGGTCCTGGAGTTTGATGAGTTTACTAATAAGGGAAAGGTTAAGGACCCGGACAAAATCGCTATGACTTTTGATTATCAGGCACCGGCTAAGGATTTGAAAGTTGCCCAGAATCAGGCTATGTGCCGGGATTTTGCTAAAAGGCAGGGGATTAAAAACCTTTTTGATGTGAACTGGGGGATAGGTCAGCACGTTCTATTGGAGCAAGGGATGATCAAACCAGGCTCAGTTGTGGTGGGAACTGACAGCCATATGAACCTTTTAGGTGCAGTAGGTTCTTTTTCCTCTGGTGGCGGGACAACTGATATTGTTGCAGCATGGTATTCGGGAAAGCTCTGGTTCAGAGTACCTGAGACGATTAAGGTTATCTTCAAAGGGAAATACAAAGAGCCAGCTTCTGCCAAGGATTTGACTTTAAAATTTGTGAAGACGGTCGGGATGGATAGACCTAATTACAAATCTTTAGAATTCACAGGTAAACCGGTCGATAAGCTTTCCTTAGCAGGGAGATTGACTTTAGGGAGTATGGTGACAGAAGTGAATGGTAAAATCTGTTTTATAGAGCCTTCAGGTGAGGCTCTAAATTTTTTGAAAGAAAGGATAAAAGATAAGTTTGAGGTTGTCAAAAGCGATAGGGATGCAAAATACCTGGAAGAGGTCGAAGTCGATGTGAATGACTTGACTCCGCAGATCGCTTGTCCTCATTCTCCGGACAATGTTGTGTCAGTGGAGGAGGTTGAAGGCAGGCCGTTCAATGAAGGATTCATAGGCTCTTGCACCAATGGAAGATTTGAGGATTTTGAGGTTGCAGCCAGGATTTTGAAGAAAGCTGGAAAGATTCACCCAGAGGTCAGATTAGTCATAGTCCCTGCGACCAGAGAAGTTGCCAGGCAGATGCTTAAATCTGGTCTATATGAAATCTTCATGGATTTAGGAGCGATGATTGCCAATCCGGGATGCAGTCTCTGTACAGCCGGGCATCATGGGGTCCTGGGCAAAGGGGATGTTTTGCTCTCCACCTCTAACCGGAATTTCCCGGGTAAATTGGGAAAAGGAGCTGAGGTCTATCTCTGCAGCCCGGCAACTGTTGCCGCATCAGCAGTCGAAGGGAAGATCACGGATCCAAGAAAGTACTCTTAGTGTAGCAGAGGTCTTCAGACCTCCATCTACGGAGAAGGTAGGTCAGACATTCCTGTCTGACCAAGGGGAACAGACAAGAATGTCTGTTCCACCGTATTAGTCAAGGCACGTAGCGTCGGGCTTTACGCCCGACGATCTTAGCTTCGGACAAACTATGGAAGGCTGAAGCCTTCCGCTACAAAAGAAAAATAAAAAAATATGAAAGGAACATTAGTTAATACAGCAACAGTGATAATTGGAAGTCTATTAGGACTGGCAGTTGGCAGCAGGTTTACCGAAAAGATCAAGACGATTGTGATGCAGGCTCTAGGTTTGTGTACTCTTCTGATCGGAATTAGGATGGCTTTGAATACTGAAAATATTTTGCTGGTCATAGGAAGTCTGGTCTTAGGTGGAATCGTAGGCGAACTCCTAAGAATCGAGGACGGGATAGAGAAAATCGGTGATTTGATAAAACTTAAGGTTAAATCCGAATCCAGTACTTTCGTTCTGGGTTTTGTAACTGCGAGTTTAGTCTTCTGCGTAGGACCGATGACCATCGTGGGATCAATTCAGGATGGTGTTTCCGGCAATGCGGACACTCTTTATGCCAAGTCGATGTTAGATGGTTTTGCCTCGATTGCTTTTGCCTCCAGCTTAGGGGTTGGGGTATTTTTCTCTTCTTTGACCGTATTGATTTTTCAAGGAGCATTGACCCTGTTGGGCAGGCAGCTGACATTTTTACTTGAGCCTCGTATATTGAATGAGCTTATTGCCACAGGCGGACTAATTATTTTGGGAATCGGGTTTTATTTATTGGATATAAAAAGAATAAAAATCGGGAATTTTCTGCCGTCTTTAGTGTTTGCGGTTATTCTGGCACTGATTTTTAAATAGCTTTTAGAATGTAGCGGAGGTCTTCAGACCTCCATTTACTGAGAGGTAGGTCAGACATTCCTGTCTGACCACGAGTGTACTGTCAGGGGAACAGACAAGAATGTCTGTTCTACAGTATTAGGCAGGGCCTGTAGCGTCGGGCTTTATGCCCAACGATCATATCTCAGTCTGTTAAGATGAGATAGATTTTTTCCGATGTTAAAATCAGACGAATAAATCAATATCTGAGAGGTGAAACATGGTAGTAACAACTGAAATTAAGCTTCTGGATTTAAGACCGGATTATATCAAAGAAAAATTAGGGAGTAAAAGCAAGGTCTGCCTTTTGAATTCGCATGATATTTTCAGGGCTATCCGGGATGAAAAGGTCATCATTATGGCCTGTAATACCCGGATAAGGCATGTGATCCCTGGAATTATGAGAGCTGCAGAGGAGCTTGATTCAATCGTAATATTTGAGCTGGCTAAATCGGAAGGTAATCCGGATGGAGGGTACACCGGGATGACCCCGGAGATGTTCTTCGATACAGTAATAGACTATGCTGAAAAAACTGGTTTTTCTAAGCCATTCTCTATTCATGGTGATCATATAACCACTAAGAATGCCTCTAAAGAGGAGATAGAATCATCCAGAAAACTGATAGAAGCTGAGCTTAAGGCAGGGTACACATCATTTGCCATTGATTCCTCTTTTAACGAGTTAGAAGACAATATCCTCATAACCACTCAACTTGCTCAGCCCATAGTCGAATTAGGCTTGGGGTTGGAAGTTGAAGTGGGTGAGGTGAAATCTGCTGGACAGGAGGCGGTGATTACTACAGTAGAAGAAGCAACCGCTTTTATTAACGGGCTATGGAAAAATAAGATTAAGCCGGACCTCCTGGCTATAAATAATGGGTCCAAGCATGGGAACTATCTGGAAGGGGAGAAAATCTTTATCGACCTGGAAAGGACTAAGGAAATTTATGACTTGATTAAAGATAAAGGAGTCTGTATTGCCCAGCACGGGATAACCGGGACTCCTATGCATCTGGTGGGGAAATTCGCCGATTGCGGCATTCGCAAGGGGAATGTGGGAACCGAATGGCAGAATATCGCTCATAAAGGTCTCCCTAAGGATTTAATGGAGCAGATGAAAAAATGGGCTGCTGACAATAAGAAGGATATTAAATTTGCCACTAAGGTTTTTGTGAAAGATATTAACTCCATCTCAGAAAAATATCAGAAAATTATTGAACAGGATGCTTATCAAACCGCCTGTGAATTTATCCGTGCCTTTAGAGCAGAAAAACTGGCTTCTAAATTGAAGGATAAACTTTTTGGAGTGTAAAGCTTTAGCTTTACCATAAATGTTCTAAAGCAGAATAACTTTACAATGCTGTCGTCGGCTCAGAAAATCTCTAAAGTGCTTGCCAGGTCCCCTGACCTGGCAAGTCTTTCACCTGCTCAGAATATCTCGACGACCGTTTATGGGCAAAACTAAAGTTTTGCACTCCTTGATTGCTGGTAAATATTTGAACATTTTGAAGTTAAATGCCAAAAAAGGCTTGACAATTTTCGTTTATTAATTATAATGTTGACAAAAGAAAGGGTTTGCCTATAGAAGATAGTTAAAGGGTATTTGGCAGTATTAAGAGATGGTTTTCTGTTTTCAAAAAGGAGCTACCCTTTAACTATGCCACATTTCATTCCCCGGGTTGATAATTCGTTCAGGCGAATTAAAGCTTCTCGGTTTTTTGTTTATCTGAATTTGAACCCCATGACATTATCCAAAAGGTTTATTATACCTGCTATCCTTCTGGGTTTGTTTCTGTCAACTTGTGTTTATGCCTCAAGCGAATACAGTGATATTCAGATTTTAAGGTCAGACCAGAATGGGATAGTTTTCAAATACAAAGTCCCTGAGCTGAGCACCTCCAGAATCTCCAGCGGCGATACCCTTTTTGATCTTTTGAGTATCGATAAGTGTCCGCTTTCAAGAGATGATGGATATCCGCAGGTGCCATCCAGGATAGTGGTGATCGGGATTCCCCAGAACAGCCAGGTTGATGTCAGGGTTTTAGACGAGAACAGTCTGGATAAGGGGAAGTTCAATTTGCCTTTCTTTGAAAAGAAAGTGGATGAGATAAATCAGGAGAAGGCGAGAAGCCTGAGAAAAGATTTATCTAACACAGATGCATTTTTCCCGGAAAATCGGGTCAGTTTTGACCCGCCAACTTTCATTCGAAACCAGAGAATCTTAAGGCTCAAGCTTTTCCCGGTTCAATATAATCCTGCCAGAAAAGCGGTTAAATATTTTTCCGAGATCACCGTAGAGGTGGATTTCACCGGAGGGGAAAAAACTGAAGGAACGATGGAAAGAGACCTGTTTGAGAACGTTTACAAAGAAACCATTCTGAATTACGAGGGGGCTAAAAACTGGAGGAAAACAAGGGAGGTCGGTCTAAAGAAAGTCTTACAGGTTAATCCGTTCAGTTACTCAAATTCCTGGTATAAGATAACACTTCGGGATAACGGTATCTACAAGATAGACGGGAATTTTCTGGCAAATGCAGGAATAACCCTTTCCTCGATTGACCCGCAGAAGATAAGGATTTTCAGCGGAGGAGGAAAAATTCTTCCCGATTCAAATTCGTCT carries:
- a CDS encoding asparaginase: GVHIPHYYTANNIIPPPGKKFTQVNHNCSGKHAGMLGLCVYFGWDIKNYRDKNHPVQKMILKAISEICQYPEKKIGIGIDGCGVPVHAMPLYHMALGFSNLVNYSSKDYNTAESNKLIVDSMKKYPEMVSGEGRLDLSLAMASKNNILAKAGGEALSCSGILSKGLGMAVKIADGGQRAIGPAVIETLSQTGLLSRKQIGRMNKFSYPIIKNFRGDEVGFVRAEFRLRKL
- a CDS encoding HDIG domain-containing protein — translated: MKKEILKILPEIRKIKNLELREKVIFTWEEGIRLGGWDMEDLKKIPFTLLISDSRVNLVEHTRAVTNTALRVAEVVSRAYGNSVKIDKDVLIAGGVLHDVGKLLEYAKVKGKITKSIKGKFLRHPFSGAALAYKCGVPDEVLHLIAAHSHEGDQGFRSIEAIIIHHADFINFEVLGGKT
- a CDS encoding tetratricopeptide repeat protein, whose product is MSWIKEKFEKKENYLPLLIFILAFGIRFIYLLGIRRLPLFDFPFADALFNLDWAKEIVSGKLWAKAPFFRAPLYPFFLSFLIKVFGEDLYVLRIVQMLFGSFSCVLIYFTSRRIFNSQVALLSAIFACLYAPLIYFDLEFLDTFFIIFLDLLLIYLLLINQKKPSSFKLLLSGVFLGLSAITRPNILLFAVLVPLGLIFYFRKEISPKKIFTFILFFAIGVFLVILPITLVNYFAGKDSVLISWQGGINFYLGNNSQASGYKAVAPGIRTTWYGIYYDGITLAEKLSGKELKLSQTSDFWFKQGFDFILKEPFVALKLYLKKIALYLGGYEISENPNIYFFWSDPRNLLRPLLWKRFISFPGGILLPLAWLGILLALKEWKKLSLVLGFILTYMLSVILFFVNTRFRIPVIPFLLIFSAFAILKIFEQKEIKKKITFIFVSILFIILGNIDLTSQMAPVYEAQFHYILGNAYLKENSFQKAEEEFTKSIQISEEQPRGFTGLGVIRYMQGNYPEAESLLKKALQVDSTEVFAYRYLGDIYARRGEYLKALQEYQIALNLNPEYGEAYFGAGYVYANLGELKKAIEMWEKSLLYSPDLPGTRQNLERARRLLEKSK
- a CDS encoding TrpB-like pyridoxal phosphate-dependent enzyme → MSSVNRKMKRRQITLTTDELPKRWYNILPDLPEPLPPPKDPETGESRLKALPEILLAECLKQEFSTERWIDIPDELLSIYQQAGRPRPLFRALNLEKRLGTPAKMYYKSEFYSPTGSHKVNTALAQAFYAREQGFARLATETGAGQWGTALAYAASLANLKCTVYWVRAVHDWKNDRRGFMQLFGAEVYASPSNLTEVGRKLYEKDHNHPGSLGIAISEGIEDAKKDKNAIYCLGSVLNHVLMHQTIIGLETQAQFEKIGEYPDLVISCLGGGSNFGGFALPFMGDVLTKGKKIKFIAAQSQAAPNLQGEYKYDFADHGELTPLLKMYTLGHQTSLPPIKGDGLRYHGCSPIISLLRSKGYIDTVAYPQDEKQVFAHARTFIQAEGFLPAPESAYSVACAIDEALQCKQTGEEKVIAFNISGHGFMDIPGYREVLGLK
- a CDS encoding M48 family metallopeptidase codes for the protein MVRKTILLVLTGLLLLNICQGLAFAQEKGEATAQSQIQDEQQKKDRLDQAIKYQKAKNIFFFVDQGYSILALILFLFLGLSAFFRRQIERITKKRFWVVFFYALVFIILAFIAGLPSGYYGFHLEQKYQLSNQNFFQWFGEQLKGLLVMFIIGVIVIEGVYLALKKAPRTWWIYVSVVFVFFTVLLINLAPVLIMPLFNVYTPLPQGEIRDKLIALSEKAGVKVEGIYEMDMSKQTKKANAMFTGIGNTKRIVLGDNLVKEYTPDEIEVVIAHEMGHNILRHIWKIIALMSFVSAIGFLIIHLTMGKIINKYKARLKIEGPADIASLPLFMLIFVVFSLITLPVSPTYSRYLEHQTDKYALELTCKPDAFISAMNKLAYQNLSDPNPSPVIEFLLYDHPPASKRIKFAETYIK
- a CDS encoding aconitase/3-isopropylmalate dehydratase large subunit family protein, which gives rise to MSGKTIIEKILSRASGKDVYANERVWAEVDLAVVRDFGGPNVVLEFDEFTNKGKVKDPDKIAMTFDYQAPAKDLKVAQNQAMCRDFAKRQGIKNLFDVNWGIGQHVLLEQGMIKPGSVVVGTDSHMNLLGAVGSFSSGGGTTDIVAAWYSGKLWFRVPETIKVIFKGKYKEPASAKDLTLKFVKTVGMDRPNYKSLEFTGKPVDKLSLAGRLTLGSMVTEVNGKICFIEPSGEALNFLKERIKDKFEVVKSDRDAKYLEEVEVDVNDLTPQIACPHSPDNVVSVEEVEGRPFNEGFIGSCTNGRFEDFEVAARILKKAGKIHPEVRLVIVPATREVARQMLKSGLYEIFMDLGAMIANPGCSLCTAGHHGVLGKGDVLLSTSNRNFPGKLGKGAEVYLCSPATVAASAVEGKITDPRKYS
- a CDS encoding DUF554 domain-containing protein — protein: MKGTLVNTATVIIGSLLGLAVGSRFTEKIKTIVMQALGLCTLLIGIRMALNTENILLVIGSLVLGGIVGELLRIEDGIEKIGDLIKLKVKSESSTFVLGFVTASLVFCVGPMTIVGSIQDGVSGNADTLYAKSMLDGFASIAFASSLGVGVFFSSLTVLIFQGALTLLGRQLTFLLEPRILNELIATGGLIILGIGFYLLDIKRIKIGNFLPSLVFAVILALIFK
- a CDS encoding class II fructose-bisphosphate aldolase, which encodes MVVTTEIKLLDLRPDYIKEKLGSKSKVCLLNSHDIFRAIRDEKVIIMACNTRIRHVIPGIMRAAEELDSIVIFELAKSEGNPDGGYTGMTPEMFFDTVIDYAEKTGFSKPFSIHGDHITTKNASKEEIESSRKLIEAELKAGYTSFAIDSSFNELEDNILITTQLAQPIVELGLGLEVEVGEVKSAGQEAVITTVEEATAFINGLWKNKIKPDLLAINNGSKHGNYLEGEKIFIDLERTKEIYDLIKDKGVCIAQHGITGTPMHLVGKFADCGIRKGNVGTEWQNIAHKGLPKDLMEQMKKWAADNKKDIKFATKVFVKDINSISEKYQKIIEQDAYQTACEFIRAFRAEKLASKLKDKLFGV